The Mycobacterium sp. 3519A genome contains a region encoding:
- a CDS encoding HD domain-containing phosphohydrolase has product MTTRAEVLAALSVAVDLGLGQPAEHMLRSALIATRLADRMGLPESQRECVYYSTLIMWIGCHADSHEYARWFGDDISVRRSSYLVDWSGLPYQRFLLTNIRHGESLLQRLKTISTLYVNARGHISHLIHSHCTSAALLADRIGLSTDVQTALSYTFERFDGGGLPNGAAGEDIPIEMRVAQVADMVEVHQREYGTVGAVAMARSRRGGQFDPAVVDAFTSDAEPLLAVPATGDVWAMALQQAPDRHTKLDEHALDDLLVAIGDFVDLKCPFTLGHSRATAQLAADAASAAGLDGDAVRLTRRAAHIHDIGRIGVSNQIWSKPGELTMAEFERMRLHPYLTERILHRVPGLKDVASVAANHHECLDGSGYPRGLAARQLTMPDRILAAAVSYQSALEPRPYREAMSPEGAARRLRKRVTDGELDDVTADAVLHVAGHGPRKTTPRPDGLTAREVDVLRLVAQGASNKQIAGKLVISEKTARNHVERTYAKIGVSNRIGASMYALERGLVGRVDS; this is encoded by the coding sequence ATGACCACGCGCGCGGAGGTGCTGGCGGCGCTGTCGGTGGCCGTCGACCTCGGCCTCGGTCAGCCGGCCGAGCACATGCTGCGCTCGGCGCTGATCGCCACCCGACTGGCCGACCGGATGGGGCTGCCCGAGTCGCAACGCGAGTGCGTCTACTACTCCACATTGATCATGTGGATCGGCTGCCATGCCGACTCGCACGAATACGCGCGGTGGTTCGGCGACGACATCTCCGTGCGGCGCAGTTCCTATCTGGTCGACTGGTCGGGTCTGCCCTATCAACGCTTCCTGCTCACCAACATCCGGCACGGCGAATCCCTGCTGCAGCGGCTGAAGACCATCTCGACGCTGTATGTGAATGCCCGCGGCCACATTTCACACCTCATCCACTCGCACTGCACATCTGCCGCACTGCTGGCCGACCGGATCGGTCTGAGCACCGATGTGCAGACCGCGCTGAGCTACACGTTCGAGCGTTTCGACGGCGGTGGGCTGCCGAACGGCGCTGCGGGCGAAGACATTCCGATCGAGATGCGGGTGGCCCAGGTGGCCGACATGGTCGAGGTGCATCAGCGTGAGTACGGCACCGTCGGTGCGGTGGCGATGGCGCGCAGCAGACGCGGCGGGCAGTTCGACCCCGCCGTCGTCGACGCGTTCACCTCCGACGCCGAACCGCTGCTGGCCGTTCCCGCCACCGGCGACGTCTGGGCGATGGCGCTGCAGCAGGCACCCGACCGGCACACCAAACTCGACGAGCATGCGCTCGACGACCTCCTGGTGGCGATCGGCGACTTCGTCGACCTGAAATGTCCGTTCACTCTTGGTCATTCACGTGCGACGGCACAGCTGGCCGCCGACGCGGCCAGCGCCGCCGGGTTGGACGGCGACGCCGTCAGGCTGACCCGCAGGGCCGCGCACATCCACGACATCGGCCGCATCGGGGTGTCCAACCAGATCTGGTCCAAACCAGGCGAACTCACGATGGCCGAGTTCGAGCGGATGCGGCTGCACCCCTACCTCACCGAACGCATCCTGCATCGGGTACCCGGTCTGAAAGACGTGGCCTCCGTCGCCGCCAATCATCATGAATGCCTTGACGGCTCCGGGTATCCGCGTGGGTTGGCGGCGCGGCAGCTGACCATGCCGGATCGAATACTGGCCGCAGCGGTCAGCTACCAGTCGGCGCTGGAGCCGCGGCCGTACCGCGAGGCGATGTCACCCGAGGGCGCGGCACGGCGACTGCGTAAACGCGTCACCGACGGCGAACTCGACGACGTCACGGCGGACGCCGTCCTGCATGTGGCGGGCCACGGGCCACGCAAAACCACGCCGCGGCCGGACGGCTTGACCGCCCGCGAGGTCGACGTGCTCCGCCTCGTCGCGCAGGGCGCGAGCAACAAGCAGATCGCCGGCAAGCTGGTGATCAGCGAGAAGACGGCCCGCAACCACGTCGAGCGCACCTACGCCAAGATCGGGGTGTCCAACCGGATCGGCGCCAGCATGTACGCGCTCGAGCGGGGACTGGTCGGTCGCGTCGACAGTTGA
- a CDS encoding TetR/AcrR family transcriptional regulator: MPRAKQRTPELRDRLLEVAIATLSEEGIARFTTRRVAERAGTSVPAVYELFDDKAGLVRAMFFEGFRLLGAELAKVPVTSDPLADVERLVPVFRLFCRAYPRLAQVMFSRPFADFEPGAEELAAGAAVREVFVGRIQRCIDAGLLSGDPNDMAHVLLALAQGLAVQEAGRWLGSGQLIERRWKLGVTSLLAGLQ; this comes from the coding sequence ATGCCACGGGCCAAGCAGCGCACCCCCGAGCTACGGGACCGGCTGCTGGAGGTCGCGATCGCCACCCTGTCCGAGGAAGGCATCGCCCGGTTCACCACGCGGCGGGTGGCCGAGCGGGCGGGCACATCCGTGCCCGCGGTCTACGAGCTGTTCGACGACAAGGCCGGCCTGGTGCGGGCGATGTTCTTCGAAGGCTTCCGGCTGCTCGGCGCGGAGTTGGCGAAGGTGCCCGTCACGTCCGACCCGCTGGCGGACGTCGAGCGTCTGGTGCCGGTGTTCCGGTTGTTCTGCCGGGCCTATCCGCGGCTGGCGCAGGTGATGTTCTCTCGGCCGTTTGCCGACTTCGAGCCGGGGGCAGAGGAGCTCGCGGCGGGCGCGGCGGTGCGTGAGGTGTTCGTCGGGCGCATTCAGCGGTGTATCGATGCGGGCCTGCTGTCGGGCGACCCGAACGATATGGCGCACGTATTGCTCGCTCTCGCACAGGGTTTGGCGGTGCAGGAGGCCGGCCGATGGCTCGGGTCGGGGCAGCTGATCGAGCGGCGATGGAAGTTGGGCGTGACGTCGCTGCTGGCCGGGCTGCAGTAG